From the genome of Bacteroidales bacterium, one region includes:
- a CDS encoding MFS transporter, translating into MENVTYPKYRFVVLAAYSFITATVEIQWLTHASVARPAEVFYAGQFSKASFFNIDFIAMVYMLAFLVISFPASYIIDKYGIKKGVGAGAVLLGAFSLLKAISANNFTGVLIAQAGLAIAQPFIINAVTAVSVRWFPLNERAMAAGLAVLAQFIGIIIAMLITPLIVGSDPSATEYGSGFGKMLWIYCMVSLLSVVAFFVFVKEKPSNADIEAENRQTFLGGLRMVLSHRDMIITLFLFLIGLGIFNAVSSMTDSIAEKLGVKDSDGYLGGVMLIGGIVGAVIIPVLSDYYKKRKLFLVICLAGMIPGIAGLSYASELAANPAHIYAIALIGSFVLGFFVMSAGPIGFQYAAEVTSPAPESVSQGILLWVGQLTGMIFVFAMSYRSNHFLGLTMNVFFALSILTFIMVLFVKESPLMPGKK; encoded by the coding sequence ATGGAAAATGTGACTTATCCAAAATACCGTTTTGTTGTACTGGCGGCTTATTCATTTATTACAGCAACAGTAGAAATCCAGTGGCTTACCCATGCTTCAGTTGCCCGGCCTGCTGAGGTTTTCTATGCCGGACAATTCAGCAAGGCTTCATTCTTCAACATCGATTTTATAGCGATGGTATATATGCTCGCTTTCCTGGTTATAAGCTTCCCGGCCTCTTATATTATTGATAAATATGGAATTAAAAAGGGTGTGGGTGCAGGAGCCGTTTTACTGGGCGCTTTCAGCCTGCTTAAGGCTATTTCGGCCAATAATTTTACAGGAGTTCTGATAGCCCAGGCAGGACTTGCCATAGCGCAACCATTTATCATAAATGCTGTAACTGCTGTTTCCGTAAGATGGTTCCCGCTGAATGAACGGGCTATGGCAGCCGGACTGGCTGTTCTGGCACAATTCATCGGAATCATTATTGCCATGCTGATAACACCGCTTATTGTCGGTTCTGATCCGTCTGCAACCGAGTATGGCTCGGGATTCGGAAAAATGTTATGGATCTATTGCATGGTTTCTTTGCTTTCTGTGGTTGCTTTTTTTGTGTTTGTTAAAGAGAAACCTTCCAATGCTGATATTGAGGCAGAAAACAGGCAAACTTTCCTGGGAGGCCTTAGGATGGTACTGTCACACCGCGATATGATAATAACTCTATTCCTGTTTCTTATCGGACTGGGTATATTCAATGCAGTCAGCTCAATGACCGATTCAATTGCTGAAAAGCTGGGTGTAAAGGATTCCGACGGATACCTGGGCGGTGTCATGCTGATAGGTGGTATTGTGGGTGCGGTTATAATCCCTGTGCTTTCCGATTATTATAAAAAAAGAAAGCTGTTCCTTGTCATTTGCCTTGCGGGAATGATTCCGGGCATTGCCGGTCTTTCCTATGCTTCTGAGTTAGCGGCCAACCCTGCTCATATATACGCAATTGCCCTGATTGGTTCCTTTGTTCTTGGTTTCTTTGTGATGAGTGCCGGACCCATTGGTTTCCAGTATGCCGCCGAAGTCACTTCGCCGGCACCTGAATCCGTTTCACAGGGAATACTGCTATGGGTAGGTCAGCTGACAGGCATGATCTTCGTATTTGCAATGAGTTACAGGAGTAACCATTTCCTCGGACTTACAATGAATGTATTCTTTGCGTTGAGTATCCTTACGTTTATAATGGTGCTCTTCGTGAAAGAAAGTCCTTTAATGCCCGGTAAAAAGTAA
- a CDS encoding MBL fold metallo-hydrolase: protein MRTLTLSVILLSFLQMLTAQIPDALQGKEVFKNDDAVFHQIDDHTWVGTGHAMYNESFYLVEGENMSLLIDAGTNVKDLDKIVASITKKPVMLVATHVHPDHTGSSINSFPELFINPGDTVQIKTFMPDYKGKITYLKDGQIIDLGGRMIEVVFTPAHTPGSTTFLDTKAGYGFSGDSFGSGNLLLSSTFSGLLSTCEKTSAIMSKYGISYFYPGHYYGSNPETKQRVDDMITLSRDVISGKLKGEDNPNGMMGLNRIISGYGVRINYNDQAVR from the coding sequence ATGAGAACATTAACCTTATCCGTTATCCTGTTATCTTTTCTGCAAATGCTGACAGCCCAGATACCCGATGCACTGCAGGGAAAAGAAGTATTTAAAAACGATGATGCCGTATTCCACCAGATTGATGATCATACCTGGGTTGGAACAGGTCATGCGATGTATAATGAAAGCTTTTACCTGGTGGAAGGCGAGAACATGTCGCTTCTGATCGACGCAGGCACCAATGTAAAAGATCTCGATAAAATAGTAGCATCTATAACCAAAAAACCGGTAATGCTTGTCGCAACCCATGTCCATCCCGATCATACAGGTTCTTCCATAAATAGTTTTCCTGAATTATTTATTAACCCGGGTGATACGGTACAGATAAAAACTTTTATGCCGGATTATAAAGGAAAGATTACTTATCTGAAAGACGGACAAATTATTGACCTGGGAGGAAGGATGATTGAAGTTGTTTTTACTCCCGCACATACTCCGGGTTCTACCACATTTCTAGATACGAAAGCAGGATATGGGTTCAGCGGCGATTCATTTGGTTCAGGTAACCTTCTCCTGTCTTCCACCTTTTCAGGATTACTGTCAACCTGTGAGAAAACAAGTGCCATCATGTCAAAATATGGTATTTCCTATTTTTATCCCGGTCATTATTATGGAAGTAACCCGGAAACAAAACAACGGGTAGACGACATGATCACGCTGAGCCGTGATGTTATTTCCGGAAAACTGAAAGGAGAGGATAACCCGAACGGTATGATGGGCTTGAACCGTATAATCAGTGGCTACGGGGTAAGAATCAATTACAACGATCAGGCAGTAAGATAG